GAAAAAGTTGCTGAAGAAGCAAAAGATTCAACTAAATCTTCTAGTGCAAATAATATTAATTTAGATGGCCTAAAAGTAGGTAAGTTTGTTAATTATCAAAAAAAACACCCAAAAGTAAAAATTGATGATGCTTTAGATAGCTTAAAAGAAAAGAAAACTTTTTTTAATCGTTTCCTGTACAATAGAGCAAAGGCTATCAATTCTTTTATAGATAAAAAAGAAAGTCAAGAACAATTTGTAAATCAATTACTTTCTTACGGATCAATAGCTTTATTTGTATTTCTCCCTTTATTTACCTTGTTTTTAAAACTCTTTTATATTAGAAGAAAATACACTTATGTAGATCATTTAATTTTTGTTTTTCATACACAGACAGTATTTTTTATGCTGCTATCCATCTACTTTTTATTAGATATTTTTGGATTAAAACCTCAAATCTGGATTTTCACCATATTATTTTTACTCTATCTATTTATTGCAATGAGGCAATTTTACAAACAAGGATATTTTAAAACCTTTATAAAGTTTTCGTTTTTAAACATCTTTTATTTTATTATTTCGTCAATTGGTATTTCTATTCTTTTATTAATATCTTTTGCTTTGTTTTAGAATTATTTACAAAATCTAAATAATTCATTTTAACTTTTGAAGCTATTTTTATTATGGATGTAATACTCACTGTTTCTACAAAAGGTCGTTTCATTTTAATAGAAAAATCAGGAGTTCCTAATGTATCATTTTCATGAAACTGCACAATTTTATCTTGTTGATAACCTATGTTCTCTTTTAGAAAATCTGCAAACCATTCTTTTCTCAATTGTTTCATTTGTTGAGTATATAAAGTAGATGAAGACCAAATTTTAGGTTCTTGTTTTAGTTTCGTAAAATGTTTTGTTATTCCATCCCAAACCAATTCATAAGTTTCTAATTGTTGTTTCCAATCAACCAAAACTAATGTAAAAGGCTCAATTTCTGTAAAATCAAAATTATTAATATAAGAAACACTATCATCCGCAGATAAAATATTTTTAACAATAATTCCTCTACTCATTTTATAAGAACTCTTTCTTTTATGAATTTC
The window above is part of the Polaribacter sp. SA4-12 genome. Proteins encoded here:
- a CDS encoding NRDE family protein — translated: MCTVTYLPLGNNNFILTSNRDETPLRNTIHPQEYLENGVLLKYPKDELAGGTWVGLSDKKRLVCLLNGGFEIHKRKSSYKMSRGIIVKNILSADDSVSYINNFDFTEIEPFTLVLVDWKQQLETYELVWDGITKHFTKLKQEPKIWSSSTLYTQQMKQLRKEWFADFLKENIGYQQDKIVQFHENDTLGTPDFSIKMKRPFVETVSITSIIKIASKVKMNYLDFVNNSKTKQKILIKE
- a CDS encoding DUF3667 domain-containing protein; the protein is MSFIHELFNGLFNFDAKFWKTIIPLLIKPGEVSKNYIAGKRQRYTNPFRFYLTVSIIFFLILGLSKNLDKFKELKNGSRKQESSLLTINNNIKNKKDINIDSLKNVVNKELKDSWLLIDSLKRKEIVEKVAEEAKDSTKSSSANNINLDGLKVGKFVNYQKKHPKVKIDDALDSLKEKKTFFNRFLYNRAKAINSFIDKKESQEQFVNQLLSYGSIALFVFLPLFTLFLKLFYIRRKYTYVDHLIFVFHTQTVFFMLLSIYFLLDIFGLKPQIWIFTILFLLYLFIAMRQFYKQGYFKTFIKFSFLNIFYFIISSIGISILLLISFALF